A genome region from Synchiropus splendidus isolate RoL2022-P1 chromosome 5, RoL_Sspl_1.0, whole genome shotgun sequence includes the following:
- the si:dkey-220f10.4 gene encoding tubby protein isoform X2, whose protein sequence is MEEPDIRQQKLDNQRSLLMKKQQKKRADTQMVVANRDTRQKTRKHKAARSDETPLLISQSLSSASLTGEDQVEHAHDNPLDEITLGECEPMATMILEEICAEKPATPRNMNFDIDQEEDEEEEEEEELVKVDKEASQHGTKAKKKDLKKERSKEEEQSDEREKPKKEKKTKKKDKGKESEDSQATKKTKKHARTKKSNKEASHGVDGSVGEEASPESRRSGSDEEEDKPLKAASQSASKNKRLDTTRCQISDESKDEDVQKEKREGKNTKGEKSASSLASLNTNFKDGSSSGCESNDRTTSPISVEDLEKFALQPAPRDVTIQCRVTRDRRGMEKGLYPTYYLHLEKEDGKRVFLMAGRKRKKCKTSNYLISTDPTNLSRDTSSYIGKLRSNVLGTRFTVFDGGENPEKKPFIQECEALRQELAAICYETNVLGFRGPRKMTVIIPGMLESEERVTICPKNEQETLLARHASHNTDKLVTLVNKSPSWNEQTQSYVLNFHGRVTQASVKNFQIIHPDNDDYIVMQFGRVAEDVFSMDYSFPMCALQAFAITLSSFDGKLACE, encoded by the exons AGATCCCTGTTGATGAAGAAGCAGCAAAAGAAAAGGGCAGACACTCAAATGGTGGTAGCAAATCGAGACACCCGGCAAAAGACACGGAAACACAAAGCCGCCCGTTCAGACGAGACCCCGCTGCTGATCAGCCAGTCCCTCAGCAGCGCCTCCCTGACCGGAGAGG ATCAAGTGGAGCACGCACATGACAACCCGCTGGATGAGATCACGCTGGGGGAATGTGAGCCCATGGCAACAATGATATTAGAGGAAATATGTGCTGAGAAGCCTGCTACTCCCAGAAATATGAATTTTGACATTGAccaagaggaggatgaagaggaggaggaggaggaggaactggTGAAGGTGGACAAGGAGGCCTCTCAGCATGGAAcaaaggcaaagaagaaggacTTGAAAAAGGAACGATCAAAAG aagagGAGCAAAGTGACGAAAGGGAAAagccaaaaaaagagaaaaaaacaaagaagaaagacaaagggAAGGAGTCAGAAGACAGCCAGGCGACCAAGAAGACCAAGAAACATGCACGAACAA AGAAGAGCAACAAAGAGGCTTCACATGGTGTGGATGGGTCCGTTGGAGAAGAAGCAAGTCCTGAGAGCAGACGCAGTGGAAGcgatgaggaggaagacaaacCTCTGAAAGCAGCCTCCCAGTCCGCCAGTAAGAACAAAAGACTGGACACCA CCAGGTGCCAAATTAGTGACGAGAGCAAAGACGAGGACGTGCAGAAGGAAAAGAGGGAGGGGAAGAATACAAAAGGAGAGAAGTCTGCGTCCAGTCTCGCCTCACTCAACACTAATTTCAAAGACGGATCCTCGTCTGGCTGTGAATCCAACGACAGA ACAACATCTCCGATATCTGTGGAAGATCTGGAGAAGTTTGCTCTGCAACCCGCACCGAGAGATGTAACCATACAATGTCGAGTGACCAGAGACAGGAGGGGGATGGAGAAGGGTCTTTACCCCACATACTACCtccacctggagaaggaggatgGCAAGAGG GTGTTTCTCATGGCAGGCAGAAAACGGAAGAAGTGCAAAACGTCCAATTACCTCATCTCCACAGATCCCACCAATCTGTCCAGAGACACCAGCAGCTACATCGGGAAGCTACG GTCCAACGTTCTGGGCACGAGGTTCACTGTGTTTGATGGAGGCGAAAACCCTGAGAAAAAGCCATTCATCCAAGAGTGTGAAGCTCTGCGGCAAGAGCTGGCAGCCATTTGTTAT GAGACAAACGTTCTTGGATTCAGAGGTCCGAGGAAGATGACCGTCATCATCCCAGGAATGCTGGAGAGTGAGGAAAGAGTTACAATTTGTCCCAAGAAT GAGCAGGAGACACTGCTGGCCCGCCATGCCAGCCACAACACTGACAAACTGGTGACTCTTGTGAACAAGTCTCCCAGCTGGAATGAACAGACTCAGTCGTACGTGTTGAACTTCCATGGTCGGGTCACCCAGGCGTCAGTGAAGAACTTTCAGATCATCCACCCTGACAATG ATGACTACATAGTGATGCAGTTCGGACGCGTTGCTGAGGACGTCTTCTCCATGGATTACAGCTTCCCTATGTGCGCCCTTCAAGCCTTCGCCATCACCCTTTCTTCATTTGACGGCAAACTGGCCTGTGAGTGA
- the ube2ib gene encoding SUMO-conjugating enzyme UBC9-A encodes MSGIALSRLAQERKAWRKDHPFGFVAVPTKNPDGTMNLMNWECAIPGKKGTPWEGGLFKLRMLFKDDYPSSPPKCKFEPPLFHPNVYPSGTVCLSILEEDKDWRPAITIKQILLGIQELLNEPNIQDPAQAEAYTIYCQNRVEYEKRVRAQAKKFSPS; translated from the exons ATGTCTGGCATCGCATTAAGTCGTCTTGCCCAGGAGCGCAAGGCGTGGCGGAAGGACCATCCTTTT GGTTTTGTCGCTGTACCAACAAAAAACCCAGACGGAACCATGAACCTCATGAACTGGGAATGTGCAATTCCTGGCAAGAAAGGG ACTCCGTGGGAAGGAGGCCTTTTCAAGTTGCGCATGTTGTTCAAGGATGACTATCCGTCCTCGCCTCCAAAAT GTAAATTTGAGCCACCACTTTTCCATCCCAACGTGTATCCATCAGGCACAGTATGTCTTTCTATTTTAGAGGAGGACAAGGACTGGAGACCAGCCATCACAATAAAGCAG ATCTTATTAGGTATCCAAGAACTCCTAAATGAGCCAAATATCCAGGATCCAGCCCAAGCTGAGGCGTACACAATCTACTG CCAAAACAGAGTAGAATATGAGAAAAGAGTTCGAGCACAAGCCAAAAAGTTCTCCCCCTCGTAA
- the si:dkey-220f10.4 gene encoding tubby protein isoform X1: MEEPDIRQQKLDNQRSLLMKKQQKKRADTQMVVANRDTRQKTRKHKAARSDETPLLISQSLSSASLTGEDQVEHAHDNPLDEITLGECEPMATMILEEICAEKPATPRNMNFDIDQEEDEEEEEEEELVKVDKEASQHGTKAKKKDLKKERSKEEEQSDEREKPKKEKKTKKKDKGKESEDSQATKKTKKHARTKKSNKEASHGVDGSVGEEASPESRRSGSDEEEDKPLKAASQSASKNKRLDTTRCQISDESKDEDVQKEKREGKNTKGEKSASSLASLNTNFKDGSSSGCESNDRTTSPISVEDLEKFALQPAPRDVTIQCRVTRDRRGMEKGLYPTYYLHLEKEDGKRVFLMAGRKRKKCKTSNYLISTDPTNLSRDTSSYIGKLRSNVLGTRFTVFDGGENPEKKPFIQECEALRQELAAICYETNVLGFRGPRKMTVIIPGMLESEERVTICPKNFSVPRQEQETLLARHASHNTDKLVTLVNKSPSWNEQTQSYVLNFHGRVTQASVKNFQIIHPDNDDYIVMQFGRVAEDVFSMDYSFPMCALQAFAITLSSFDGKLACE; the protein is encoded by the exons AGATCCCTGTTGATGAAGAAGCAGCAAAAGAAAAGGGCAGACACTCAAATGGTGGTAGCAAATCGAGACACCCGGCAAAAGACACGGAAACACAAAGCCGCCCGTTCAGACGAGACCCCGCTGCTGATCAGCCAGTCCCTCAGCAGCGCCTCCCTGACCGGAGAGG ATCAAGTGGAGCACGCACATGACAACCCGCTGGATGAGATCACGCTGGGGGAATGTGAGCCCATGGCAACAATGATATTAGAGGAAATATGTGCTGAGAAGCCTGCTACTCCCAGAAATATGAATTTTGACATTGAccaagaggaggatgaagaggaggaggaggaggaggaactggTGAAGGTGGACAAGGAGGCCTCTCAGCATGGAAcaaaggcaaagaagaaggacTTGAAAAAGGAACGATCAAAAG aagagGAGCAAAGTGACGAAAGGGAAAagccaaaaaaagagaaaaaaacaaagaagaaagacaaagggAAGGAGTCAGAAGACAGCCAGGCGACCAAGAAGACCAAGAAACATGCACGAACAA AGAAGAGCAACAAAGAGGCTTCACATGGTGTGGATGGGTCCGTTGGAGAAGAAGCAAGTCCTGAGAGCAGACGCAGTGGAAGcgatgaggaggaagacaaacCTCTGAAAGCAGCCTCCCAGTCCGCCAGTAAGAACAAAAGACTGGACACCA CCAGGTGCCAAATTAGTGACGAGAGCAAAGACGAGGACGTGCAGAAGGAAAAGAGGGAGGGGAAGAATACAAAAGGAGAGAAGTCTGCGTCCAGTCTCGCCTCACTCAACACTAATTTCAAAGACGGATCCTCGTCTGGCTGTGAATCCAACGACAGA ACAACATCTCCGATATCTGTGGAAGATCTGGAGAAGTTTGCTCTGCAACCCGCACCGAGAGATGTAACCATACAATGTCGAGTGACCAGAGACAGGAGGGGGATGGAGAAGGGTCTTTACCCCACATACTACCtccacctggagaaggaggatgGCAAGAGG GTGTTTCTCATGGCAGGCAGAAAACGGAAGAAGTGCAAAACGTCCAATTACCTCATCTCCACAGATCCCACCAATCTGTCCAGAGACACCAGCAGCTACATCGGGAAGCTACG GTCCAACGTTCTGGGCACGAGGTTCACTGTGTTTGATGGAGGCGAAAACCCTGAGAAAAAGCCATTCATCCAAGAGTGTGAAGCTCTGCGGCAAGAGCTGGCAGCCATTTGTTAT GAGACAAACGTTCTTGGATTCAGAGGTCCGAGGAAGATGACCGTCATCATCCCAGGAATGCTGGAGAGTGAGGAAAGAGTTACAATTTGTCCCAAGAAT TTCAGCGTCCCTCGCCAGGAGCAGGAGACACTGCTGGCCCGCCATGCCAGCCACAACACTGACAAACTGGTGACTCTTGTGAACAAGTCTCCCAGCTGGAATGAACAGACTCAGTCGTACGTGTTGAACTTCCATGGTCGGGTCACCCAGGCGTCAGTGAAGAACTTTCAGATCATCCACCCTGACAATG ATGACTACATAGTGATGCAGTTCGGACGCGTTGCTGAGGACGTCTTCTCCATGGATTACAGCTTCCCTATGTGCGCCCTTCAAGCCTTCGCCATCACCCTTTCTTCATTTGACGGCAAACTGGCCTGTGAGTGA